In Thiovibrio frasassiensis, one DNA window encodes the following:
- the lon gene encoding endopeptidase La: MAEFDPEQNVAYPMMPLRDIVIFPYMVAPLVVGRERSIKALEEAMAKRSEIFLVTQKDAAEDDPSEESVHMVGTVATVMQLLRLPDGTIKALVEGKRRGRIIKHLPNPDYFVVQLESDESEEESGLEAIAYVREIQTSFKEYVKYNKKVPAEVIKSLARIESPAKFVDVLAAHLPLNVQEKQEILENFSVVDRLEQVLALIHKEIEIAELEEVIRARVKKKMDKTQKDYFLAEQLRAIQKEMGGSEDGSSELEGLDKAIQEKNLPEAARAKLEQEFKKLKMMPAMSAEATVVRNYIDCILSLPWQEKTEEKIDILEAEKVLAQDHHGLLKPKERILEYLAVQAQVEKIKGPILCLVGPPGVGKTSLCKSLARAMGRKFVRLSLGGVRDEAEIRGHRRTYIGALPGKIIQSMQKAKVVNPVVCLDEVDKMSMDFRGDPSSALLEVLDPEQNFAFNDHYLDLDYDLSGVFFVTTANNLHSIPAPLQDRMEVIKLNGYTEEDKLNIAQGFLVPKQLEANGFGREDITFNDGAILEIIRRYTREAGVRNLERNIASVCRKVARDRQKKKTEKRYRLNDTAIAKYLGGVRYRFGLAEERDKIGLTTGLAWTEVGGELLQIETALMPGKGKLTVTGKLGDVMQESAQAALSYVRTRALQLGLLPDFYQKLDIHIHVPEGAIPKDGPSAGITMATSMVSALLKLPVRRDIAMTGEITLRGRILPIGGLTEKLLAARRGNIKHVLIPRENAADLNEIPAKILKDLTVELVDHVDEVLVKALVLQDGEPLFKEIPFGHLGVEGVLPANDVAH, from the coding sequence ATGGCTGAGTTTGATCCTGAGCAGAATGTTGCCTATCCGATGATGCCCCTGCGGGATATCGTGATCTTTCCCTATATGGTGGCACCGTTGGTGGTTGGCAGGGAGCGGTCTATAAAGGCTCTTGAGGAGGCGATGGCCAAGCGTTCCGAGATTTTTTTGGTCACCCAGAAAGATGCTGCCGAGGATGATCCCAGCGAAGAAAGCGTGCATATGGTGGGAACCGTTGCCACGGTTATGCAACTGCTCCGTCTCCCCGATGGGACGATAAAAGCCCTGGTTGAAGGTAAGAGAAGGGGCAGGATTATTAAGCACCTGCCCAATCCGGACTACTTTGTCGTGCAGCTTGAGAGCGACGAGTCCGAGGAGGAATCCGGTCTTGAAGCCATCGCCTATGTGCGTGAGATCCAGACAAGTTTCAAGGAGTATGTCAAATACAACAAGAAGGTGCCGGCCGAGGTGATCAAGTCCCTTGCCCGCATTGAGAGTCCGGCAAAATTTGTGGATGTTCTGGCCGCGCATCTGCCCCTGAATGTGCAGGAAAAACAGGAGATCCTCGAGAATTTTTCGGTTGTCGACCGGCTGGAACAGGTTTTGGCCCTTATCCATAAGGAAATTGAGATCGCTGAGCTTGAGGAGGTTATCCGGGCTCGGGTGAAGAAAAAAATGGATAAGACCCAAAAGGATTATTTCCTTGCGGAGCAACTCCGTGCCATCCAGAAAGAGATGGGGGGCAGCGAGGATGGGTCTTCCGAGCTTGAGGGGCTGGACAAGGCGATACAGGAAAAAAATCTTCCCGAGGCGGCTCGCGCCAAGCTGGAGCAGGAATTCAAGAAGCTGAAGATGATGCCGGCCATGTCCGCCGAGGCGACGGTGGTGCGGAACTATATCGACTGTATACTGAGCCTGCCCTGGCAGGAAAAAACCGAAGAAAAAATCGATATCCTGGAGGCGGAGAAAGTCCTGGCTCAGGACCATCATGGCCTTTTAAAGCCTAAGGAGCGGATCCTTGAATATCTAGCGGTGCAGGCCCAGGTTGAGAAAATCAAGGGGCCGATTCTTTGTCTTGTCGGCCCGCCCGGCGTAGGGAAAACCTCTTTGTGCAAGTCGCTGGCCCGCGCCATGGGCCGCAAGTTCGTTCGTCTCTCTCTTGGTGGGGTTCGTGACGAGGCCGAGATCCGAGGGCATCGCCGCACTTATATTGGGGCCTTGCCGGGGAAGATTATCCAGTCCATGCAGAAGGCCAAGGTTGTGAATCCGGTTGTCTGTCTCGATGAGGTGGACAAGATGAGTATGGATTTTCGGGGGGATCCTTCCTCCGCCCTCCTTGAGGTGCTGGACCCGGAACAAAATTTCGCTTTTAATGATCATTATCTTGATCTCGACTATGACCTTTCCGGGGTTTTTTTCGTGACCACCGCCAACAATCTCCATTCAATCCCGGCCCCGCTTCAGGACCGGATGGAGGTGATCAAACTCAATGGCTATACGGAAGAGGACAAGCTGAACATCGCCCAGGGTTTTCTGGTGCCGAAACAGCTGGAGGCCAACGGTTTCGGCCGCGAGGATATCACCTTCAACGATGGGGCGATTCTTGAGATTATCCGGAGATACACCCGGGAAGCCGGGGTGCGGAACCTCGAACGCAACATTGCCTCGGTGTGCCGCAAAGTGGCCCGGGACCGACAAAAGAAAAAGACGGAGAAGCGGTACCGGCTGAACGACACTGCCATTGCCAAGTATTTGGGCGGGGTCAGGTACCGTTTCGGTCTGGCAGAGGAGCGGGACAAGATTGGCCTCACCACCGGCCTGGCCTGGACTGAGGTGGGAGGTGAGTTGCTGCAGATCGAAACGGCGCTGATGCCTGGGAAGGGCAAGCTGACCGTAACCGGAAAGCTTGGCGATGTCATGCAGGAATCGGCCCAGGCTGCCTTGAGCTATGTGCGGACCCGGGCCTTGCAACTCGGTCTGTTGCCGGATTTTTATCAGAAACTTGATATCCATATCCATGTGCCGGAAGGGGCCATCCCTAAGGATGGGCCATCGGCCGGGATTACCATGGCGACCTCGATGGTTTCCGCTTTGCTGAAGCTTCCTGTCCGGCGGGATATTGCCATGACCGGTGAAATTACGCTGCGCGGCAGAATCTTACCCATTGGTGGGCTCACCGAAAAACTCCTTGCCGCGCGACGGGGGAATATCAAGCATGTCCTGATCCCTCGGGAGAATGCAGCTGACCTGAACGAAATTCCAGCCAAGATACTCAAGGATCTCACCGTGGAACTGGTTGATCATGTCGACGAAGTTCTGGTAAAGGCCTTGGTGCTGCAGGATGGGGAGCCCCTTTTTAAGGAGATTCCTTTTGGCCACTTGGGCGTAGAAGGGGTGCTTCCCGCAAACGATGTGGCGCATTAA
- a CDS encoding MlaE family ABC transporter permease translates to MIRYLEKIGNNTVWILEDLGRMGFFLMRGLGGVFKRPFRFSAMIRQVRLIGANSFWVIFFIAGFTGMVLGLQGYYTLRKFGSEGALGSAVSLSLIRELGPVLTALMVTGRAGSAMCAEIGIMRNSEQLDALECMAVDPFRYLITPKFLATIISVPILTLFFNVVGIFGGFLAGCGLLGVNPGAYWSGMEQSVVNQDINMGIIKSFVFALLIVWVCAGRGYYVHVIRGAGFGAEGVSKVTTQAVVLSSIAILIWDYLLTAILL, encoded by the coding sequence ATGATCCGTTATCTGGAAAAAATTGGAAATAATACCGTGTGGATCCTTGAGGATCTGGGGCGCATGGGTTTTTTTCTGATGCGGGGTCTTGGCGGTGTATTCAAAAGGCCGTTTCGTTTTTCCGCCATGATACGGCAGGTTCGCCTCATCGGCGCCAATTCCTTCTGGGTCATCTTTTTTATCGCAGGTTTTACCGGCATGGTCCTTGGTTTGCAAGGTTACTATACCTTGCGTAAGTTTGGCTCGGAAGGCGCGTTGGGATCGGCGGTTTCGCTCTCCTTGATCCGTGAGCTTGGCCCTGTCTTGACCGCGTTGATGGTTACCGGGCGTGCAGGTTCGGCAATGTGCGCTGAAATCGGCATCATGCGCAACAGCGAGCAGCTCGACGCCTTGGAGTGCATGGCCGTTGACCCTTTCCGTTATCTCATCACCCCGAAGTTCCTCGCCACGATTATCTCTGTTCCGATTCTCACCCTTTTTTTTAATGTTGTCGGCATTTTCGGCGGCTTTCTGGCCGGATGCGGCTTGCTCGGTGTTAATCCCGGGGCATATTGGTCCGGGATGGAGCAGAGCGTTGTGAATCAGGATATAAACATGGGCATCATAAAGTCCTTTGTCTTTGCCCTGTTGATCGTCTGGGTGTGTGCGGGAAGGGGGTATTATGTTCACGTTATCCGTGGGGCAGGTTTCGGGGCTGAGGGAGTGAGTAAGGTTACAACGCAGGCGGTTGTCCTCTCTTCAATCGCGATTCTTATCTGGGATTATCTGCTTACGGCGATACTATTATGA
- a CDS encoding ABC transporter ATP-binding protein has product MSQAAIQFKDVVKSFGRQIILDSVNLTIKAGKTTVIAGPSGQGKSVTMKLILGLLRPDSGQILIGGQDISRMRGKALNGIRTKFGVLFQGSALLDSLSVFANVALPLEERTKLGREEIRERVLTTLAQLGLTGHEDKYPAQLSGGMRKRVGLARALMLHPEIMLFDEPTTGLDPENSLEIYKLFLETQKKFGYTSIIVSHDIPKVFNLADQVILVNKGKFTTFASPEDIQQSELPDIQAFVQYTMGKIYLSREIE; this is encoded by the coding sequence ATGAGTCAGGCAGCTATTCAGTTCAAAGATGTGGTGAAATCATTCGGACGGCAGATCATTCTTGACAGTGTGAATCTGACGATTAAGGCTGGTAAGACCACGGTTATTGCCGGGCCCAGTGGCCAGGGGAAAAGCGTTACCATGAAGCTCATCCTGGGGCTCTTGCGACCTGATTCCGGTCAGATTCTCATTGGCGGGCAAGACATTTCCAGGATGCGCGGCAAGGCGCTGAACGGGATTCGGACTAAATTCGGGGTCCTGTTTCAGGGATCAGCGTTGCTTGATTCGTTGAGTGTTTTTGCCAATGTTGCCTTGCCGCTGGAAGAGCGGACAAAGTTGGGCCGCGAGGAAATCCGGGAGCGGGTCCTTACCACCTTGGCACAACTTGGTCTTACGGGGCACGAGGACAAATATCCGGCTCAGTTGAGCGGTGGCATGAGAAAACGGGTGGGGTTAGCCAGGGCGTTGATGTTGCACCCGGAAATAATGCTTTTTGATGAACCGACGACGGGGCTGGATCCCGAAAACTCCTTGGAGATTTACAAACTTTTTCTGGAGACCCAGAAAAAATTCGGATATACCTCAATTATTGTAAGTCATGATATTCCCAAGGTATTTAATTTGGCGGATCAGGTTATTCTGGTCAATAAGGGCAAGTTCACCACCTTTGCCAGCCCTGAAGATATTCAACAGAGTGAACTTCCCGATATTCAGGCCTTTGTGCAGTACACTATGGGGAAGATTTATTTAAGCAGGGAGATTGAATAA
- the mlaD gene encoding outer membrane lipid asymmetry maintenance protein MlaD, with protein sequence MKKINFDAMVGLFVLAGFLAFVYMSLQLGEFSVFSMEKTYSVQATFENVSGLKRGALVEMAGVNVGKVSTIALGENDRAQVHLQINNGVKITDDAIASIKTQGIIGDKYIKISQGGSEDVLVDGGVISETESALDLEELVSKYIFGKVE encoded by the coding sequence ATGAAGAAAATAAATTTTGATGCGATGGTTGGCCTCTTTGTCCTGGCCGGATTTCTGGCTTTTGTGTACATGTCTCTGCAATTGGGGGAGTTTTCTGTTTTTTCCATGGAAAAAACATACTCTGTGCAGGCGACATTTGAGAATGTCTCCGGCTTGAAGCGTGGTGCTCTTGTTGAAATGGCCGGGGTTAACGTGGGTAAGGTAAGCACTATCGCATTGGGTGAAAATGATCGGGCCCAAGTACATCTTCAAATCAACAACGGTGTTAAGATTACCGATGATGCCATCGCCTCCATTAAAACCCAGGGTATTATTGGGGATAAATATATCAAGATCAGTCAGGGTGGTTCGGAAGATGTGTTGGTCGATGGCGGTGTTATCTCGGAAACGGAATCCGCGCTTGATCTTGAAGAATTGGTGAGTAAGTACATTTTTGGTAAAGTTGAGTAG
- a CDS encoding MlaA family lipoprotein — MALGQEFTLDDESALGNGQDIALASDPLEPMNRVFFHFNDKLYFWVLKPASQGYAYILAEDVRMCVRSFFKNLLAPVRIVNNLLQGKVADSGVETARFILNSTLGIAGLADTAKNEFGLSPKDEDLGQTMGVYGIGEGIYICWPVFGPSNVRDTLGLAGDFFLSPISYLAMSDTGAGVAVNTGREVNNTSLTIGDYEDFKESAIDPYIALRDAYRQYRNKKISDIAVGGDSVYISSLAKTEKTYVQVMPGPIESDVESVPVASDDFFVQVGTSVDAEQVLAMRQTLLAMNEEPVVTVYDRGDYNFYALQVPAGKKFEFAKQEEQKLCAVGFSEARVVQ; from the coding sequence ATGGCCTTGGGTCAGGAATTTACCCTTGACGATGAATCGGCCTTGGGAAATGGGCAGGATATCGCTTTGGCCTCGGATCCTTTGGAGCCCATGAACCGTGTCTTCTTTCATTTTAACGATAAGCTGTATTTTTGGGTGCTTAAGCCTGCATCCCAAGGATATGCCTATATTCTTGCTGAAGACGTCCGGATGTGTGTGCGGAGTTTTTTTAAAAATCTTCTTGCTCCGGTTCGGATTGTGAACAACCTCCTTCAGGGAAAAGTTGCGGACTCTGGCGTCGAAACCGCTCGGTTTATTTTAAACTCCACTCTTGGTATTGCCGGTTTGGCCGATACTGCAAAAAATGAGTTCGGTCTTTCGCCCAAAGATGAAGATCTGGGTCAAACCATGGGGGTGTATGGTATTGGCGAAGGCATCTATATCTGTTGGCCTGTGTTTGGGCCGTCGAATGTGCGGGACACTCTCGGGCTAGCCGGGGACTTTTTCCTGAGTCCGATCTCCTATCTTGCCATGTCGGACACTGGGGCTGGGGTGGCTGTAAATACCGGGAGGGAGGTAAATAATACCTCCCTTACTATCGGGGATTACGAAGATTTCAAGGAATCCGCCATTGATCCGTATATAGCCTTGCGGGATGCTTACCGTCAGTATCGGAACAAGAAGATCAGTGATATTGCTGTGGGGGGCGACTCTGTCTATATTTCTTCCTTGGCTAAGACAGAAAAAACATATGTCCAAGTGATGCCCGGCCCGATAGAGTCAGACGTGGAATCGGTGCCGGTTGCATCGGATGATTTTTTTGTTCAGGTTGGTACTTCGGTTGACGCGGAGCAGGTTCTGGCAATGCGGCAAACCTTGCTCGCCATGAACGAAGAGCCGGTTGTCACGGTGTATGATCGGGGAGACTATAACTTTTATGCTCTGCAGGTGCCTGCTGGGAAAAAGTTTGAGTTCGCCAAGCAGGAGGAGCAAAAACTCTGCGCTGTTGGGTTCAGCGAAGCAAGGGTTGTGCAATAA
- a CDS encoding MlaC/ttg2D family ABC transporter substrate-binding protein, with product MELMVEAEMKKSTRWYLKFFPVFFLAIAIPVLLKGASSAAATDPVVFMKDAVDEIISILQDEKLAVPARKAERKNRVVTIVEKKFDFREMSMRALARHWRDRTPAEQDRFVFLFKTLLENTYIAKIETYSGEKVVFKKTTVQGNKAIVYSDLIRKNIETPVNYKLKSNDNSWMVYDVEVEGVSLVNNYRTQFASILSKENFAGLIAKLEEKVNKGAAE from the coding sequence ATGGAATTGATGGTAGAGGCAGAAATGAAAAAGAGTACTCGTTGGTATCTGAAGTTTTTTCCGGTGTTTTTTTTGGCAATCGCAATCCCGGTTTTGCTTAAGGGGGCATCCTCTGCTGCGGCAACCGATCCAGTTGTTTTTATGAAGGATGCGGTTGACGAAATTATATCTATTCTTCAGGATGAAAAGCTTGCCGTGCCGGCTCGTAAGGCGGAACGAAAAAACCGTGTGGTCACTATTGTCGAAAAGAAATTTGATTTTCGCGAGATGTCCATGCGTGCCTTGGCGAGGCATTGGCGGGACAGGACTCCTGCTGAACAGGACCGTTTTGTTTTTTTGTTTAAGACGCTTCTTGAAAACACATATATAGCCAAGATAGAGACTTATTCCGGGGAGAAGGTTGTTTTTAAGAAAACAACCGTCCAAGGGAACAAGGCCATTGTTTATAGTGATCTCATTCGCAAAAATATAGAGACCCCTGTTAATTACAAGCTGAAAAGCAATGATAACAGCTGGATGGTCTATGACGTGGAAGTCGAGGGCGTGAGCCTGGTGAACAATTACCGGACGCAGTTTGCCAGTATCCTCAGCAAGGAGAATTTTGCCGGACTTATTGCCAAGCTCGAAGAGAAGGTCAATAAGGGGGCTGCTGAGTAA
- a CDS encoding cyclic nucleotide-binding domain-containing protein produces MGEFFAYLELREWQSAEIVMKSGESGDFMGFLVEGKLAVKMEAIFHGKFILVAVLERGSLVGETSVVEEGYRHATVVATEQSRVLILSRENMERMLGEAPALGLKLLRRIIHVLGHRLGKASDRLSKLL; encoded by the coding sequence ATGGGGGAATTCTTCGCCTATCTTGAGTTGAGAGAGTGGCAGTCGGCTGAAATTGTGATGAAAAGTGGGGAGTCCGGTGATTTTATGGGCTTTCTGGTCGAAGGGAAGCTTGCGGTGAAGATGGAGGCAATATTCCACGGGAAGTTCATCCTGGTTGCCGTGCTTGAACGGGGAAGTTTGGTCGGGGAAACTTCTGTTGTCGAAGAAGGGTATCGACACGCAACCGTTGTCGCTACGGAGCAGAGTCGAGTTCTGATTCTTTCTCGTGAAAACATGGAGCGGATGCTTGGGGAGGCCCCAGCCCTTGGCTTGAAACTTTTACGACGGATTATCCATGTGCTTGGGCATCGCCTGGGCAAGGCGAGCGATCGTCTCTCCAAGTTGCTCTAA
- a CDS encoding YceD family protein → MQIRWDEIPAEGIFFRIEDGGWVPRDEVVCQAPPLCTVSLKKEAGRVLFAGTLHLSVVLDCDRCLDSFVYALAEEFEVVFEMLAKEEEAGIAAEHCCKSSELDVVFLAEPVVDVFSVLVQQLYLALPEKRLCSDKCLGLCPECGVNLNRCPCDCTQGTGASPFQILAKLKVQ, encoded by the coding sequence GTGCAGATCAGGTGGGATGAAATACCGGCTGAAGGGATTTTTTTTCGCATTGAGGACGGGGGGTGGGTTCCTCGCGACGAGGTTGTCTGTCAAGCGCCGCCCCTATGCACCGTTTCTCTGAAAAAAGAAGCGGGGCGGGTTTTGTTTGCGGGCACCTTGCATCTTTCCGTTGTTCTGGATTGTGATCGGTGTCTTGATTCTTTTGTCTATGCCTTGGCTGAGGAGTTTGAGGTCGTTTTTGAGATGCTTGCCAAAGAAGAAGAGGCAGGGATCGCTGCGGAGCACTGTTGCAAGAGCAGTGAACTGGATGTCGTGTTTCTTGCCGAGCCGGTAGTGGATGTTTTTTCTGTGCTTGTGCAGCAGTTGTATCTGGCTTTGCCCGAGAAAAGGCTGTGCAGTGACAAATGCTTGGGGTTGTGCCCTGAGTGCGGGGTAAACTTGAATCGTTGTCCGTGTGATTGTACTCAAGGGACGGGGGCATCCCCTTTTCAGATTTTGGCAAAATTAAAGGTTCAGTAG
- the rpmF gene encoding 50S ribosomal protein L32: MALPKRRHSHCRTRIRRSHDALCGVTVATCAACGEPKLPHRLCPSCGAYKGRTVVKLTEE; encoded by the coding sequence ATGGCCTTACCGAAAAGAAGACATTCCCATTGTCGTACCAGAATTCGTCGTTCCCACGATGCTCTTTGCGGTGTCACTGTTGCCACCTGTGCTGCCTGTGGCGAGCCGAAGCTGCCGCATCGTCTTTGTCCTAGCTGCGGGGCATACAAGGGGCGTACTGTTGTCAAGCTGACTGAAGAGTAG
- the plsX gene encoding phosphate acyltransferase PlsX codes for MHIALDAMGGDRGPEELVSGAVMAAREYDLELSLIGDQGQLGAILARLDKPSTRIHLVHASQVVGMDESPFDAIRRKKDSSIMKAFALHKEGKVDAVVSAGNSGATLAAAIKLLGRLEHVSRPGIAGIFPTLKGPVVMMDVGANVDCRSLHLFQFGVMAAAFSQVLFGLDRPRVGLLSIGEEGGKGNVLVKKSHELFQQSSLNYIGNVEGRDTFQGDVDVMVCDGFVGNVCLKLSEGLAEAVMGMLGEEIAKSFKAKLGYLLARDAFVSFKKRVDYAEYGGAPLLGIRGNAIICHGRSSAVAIKNAIRVASEMVRNKVNDRIVELLSLHQPLVQEDDTLMAKATVSEVIP; via the coding sequence TTGCATATTGCCCTGGATGCCATGGGCGGGGACCGAGGCCCTGAAGAACTGGTTTCCGGGGCAGTCATGGCTGCCCGCGAGTATGACCTTGAGCTCAGTTTGATTGGAGATCAGGGTCAGCTCGGGGCCATTTTGGCTCGCCTTGACAAACCTTCCACCCGGATTCATCTGGTGCACGCCTCCCAGGTTGTTGGCATGGATGAATCCCCCTTTGACGCCATCCGTAGAAAAAAAGACTCCTCCATCATGAAGGCTTTTGCTCTCCACAAAGAGGGCAAGGTTGACGCTGTCGTCAGTGCCGGTAATTCTGGCGCTACCCTGGCTGCGGCCATCAAGTTGCTTGGGCGGCTGGAGCACGTTTCTCGCCCGGGAATCGCGGGTATTTTTCCCACCTTGAAAGGTCCGGTTGTGATGATGGATGTCGGGGCAAACGTTGATTGCCGTTCCCTGCACCTTTTTCAGTTCGGGGTCATGGCCGCCGCTTTCTCGCAAGTGCTGTTCGGTTTGGATCGTCCCCGTGTCGGTCTGCTCAGTATCGGCGAAGAGGGCGGCAAGGGCAATGTCCTGGTAAAAAAATCCCACGAACTGTTTCAGCAAAGCTCCTTGAATTACATTGGCAATGTCGAGGGGAGGGATACCTTTCAGGGAGATGTTGACGTCATGGTTTGTGACGGATTTGTCGGCAATGTCTGCCTGAAGCTCAGCGAGGGGTTGGCCGAGGCGGTCATGGGGATGCTGGGTGAGGAGATTGCCAAGAGCTTCAAGGCAAAGCTCGGGTATCTGCTCGCCAGGGACGCCTTTGTTTCCTTTAAAAAACGGGTTGATTATGCCGAGTATGGCGGGGCGCCCTTGCTCGGCATCCGGGGCAACGCCATTATCTGTCATGGGCGTTCCAGTGCCGTGGCAATAAAGAATGCTATTCGGGTTGCCTCGGAAATGGTCCGCAATAAGGTCAATGACCGAATTGTCGAGCTCCTTTCCCTGCATCAACCCCTGGTGCAAGAGGATGACACTCTCATGGCGAAAGCTACTGTTTCCGAGGTAATTCCATGA
- a CDS encoding beta-ketoacyl-ACP synthase III: MSRAMIIGTGSCLPERILTNEDLEKMVDTSDEWITTRTGIKTRHIAGAGEETSKLASVAARRALDMAGVTPAEVDMIVVGTISCEKAMPSCACLVQKELEAVNAFAFDINAACSGFLYGLDLADKYIRATPDMKILVIGAENLSSRTNWQDRNTCVLFGDGAGACLVTGSDQERGILASKLYADGRLWELLHMDSAPSLNPDLCGQPSDGPFIKMVGKDVFRYAVRAMADAITAVLEKEDLAIEDISLVVPHQANIRILKSLADHLRVPLEKIYINVHKYGNTSAATVPIAMDEANREGRLQQGDLLLICTFGGGFTWGAALVRW, encoded by the coding sequence ATGAGTCGTGCGATGATCATCGGGACAGGCTCCTGCCTGCCGGAAAGGATCCTTACCAACGAGGATCTGGAAAAGATGGTCGATACCTCCGATGAGTGGATCACCACTCGAACCGGCATCAAAACCCGGCATATTGCCGGAGCCGGGGAGGAAACCTCCAAGCTGGCCAGCGTGGCGGCCCGACGCGCCCTGGACATGGCCGGGGTTACCCCGGCAGAGGTTGACATGATCGTCGTCGGGACGATTTCCTGTGAAAAGGCCATGCCTTCCTGTGCCTGTCTGGTTCAGAAAGAGCTGGAAGCGGTCAACGCCTTTGCTTTTGACATCAATGCCGCCTGTTCGGGCTTTCTCTACGGGCTTGATCTCGCCGACAAATATATTCGTGCCACTCCGGACATGAAAATCCTGGTAATCGGGGCGGAAAATCTTTCCTCCCGGACCAACTGGCAGGACCGCAATACCTGTGTGCTTTTCGGTGATGGTGCCGGGGCGTGCCTGGTAACCGGAAGCGATCAGGAGCGGGGCATTTTGGCGAGTAAGCTGTATGCCGACGGCCGTTTGTGGGAGTTGCTCCATATGGACAGCGCCCCCAGCCTGAATCCTGATCTGTGCGGCCAGCCAAGCGATGGCCCCTTTATCAAGATGGTGGGGAAGGATGTCTTTCGTTACGCGGTCCGGGCCATGGCGGACGCCATCACCGCAGTTCTTGAAAAAGAAGATCTTGCCATCGAGGACATCTCCCTCGTTGTTCCGCATCAGGCCAATATCCGTATCTTGAAAAGCCTGGCCGATCACCTCCGTGTCCCGCTCGAAAAAATCTATATTAATGTGCATAAATATGGTAATACATCGGCGGCTACCGTGCCGATTGCCATGGACGAAGCGAACCGGGAAGGCCGATTGCAGCAGGGGGATCTGCTTCTCATCTGCACTTTTGGCGGCGGCTTTACGTGGGGCGCAGCCCTGGTGAGGTGGTAG
- a CDS encoding acyl-CoA dehydrogenase family protein, with protein MDYFLSEEQQMIVDVARQITDEMIIPQRSELDETEEYPRDILTAIAKADLYGLYIPEEYGGLGGGCFDIVLALEQFARGCTGVATAFAASALGAYPILISGSEELKQKYMPLIASGEKLAAFALTEANAGSDASGIQTTAVLDGDEWVLNGTKQWITNAGEAQIYTVIAITDKSKGPRGATMFVVEDTDPGFSYGVKEKKLGIRCSSTRELIFKDCRIPKDRVIGRIGMGFITVMKTLDQSRPGIAILGVGLGQGALDEAVTYAKQRVQFGKPIISFQAVQHILADMAIQVEAGRALVYSAAKHIDAHKNDMSKASSMCKVFATDMAMKVTIDAVQVLAGYGYMRDYPVEKMMRDAKILQIYEGTNQIQRNVIGQELNKEYMRSA; from the coding sequence GTGGATTATTTCTTGAGCGAAGAGCAGCAGATGATCGTTGATGTTGCTCGGCAGATTACCGATGAAATGATTATTCCGCAAAGGTCGGAATTGGATGAAACCGAAGAATATCCCCGGGATATCCTGACCGCCATCGCCAAGGCCGATTTGTATGGCCTCTATATCCCTGAAGAATATGGTGGCCTTGGTGGGGGGTGTTTTGATATTGTCCTCGCCCTTGAGCAGTTTGCCCGCGGTTGTACCGGGGTGGCCACCGCTTTTGCCGCCAGCGCCTTGGGCGCATACCCGATTCTTATTTCCGGCAGCGAAGAGTTGAAGCAGAAATACATGCCTCTCATCGCCAGCGGTGAGAAATTGGCAGCCTTTGCCCTTACCGAAGCCAATGCGGGCAGCGATGCCTCCGGCATCCAGACCACCGCAGTGCTCGACGGCGACGAATGGGTCCTAAACGGCACCAAGCAGTGGATCACCAATGCCGGCGAGGCCCAGATCTATACGGTTATCGCCATCACCGACAAAAGCAAGGGGCCCCGCGGCGCCACCATGTTTGTGGTCGAGGATACCGACCCTGGGTTTTCTTACGGAGTCAAGGAAAAGAAGCTGGGTATCCGTTGCTCTTCCACCCGGGAGCTGATCTTTAAGGACTGTCGCATTCCCAAGGACCGGGTGATCGGTCGGATCGGCATGGGCTTTATCACCGTGATGAAGACCCTGGATCAGTCCCGTCCTGGCATTGCCATCCTCGGCGTTGGCCTGGGGCAGGGTGCTCTGGACGAGGCGGTGACCTATGCCAAGCAGCGGGTGCAGTTCGGCAAGCCCATTATTTCCTTTCAGGCGGTGCAGCATATTCTCGCCGATATGGCCATCCAAGTCGAGGCGGGTCGGGCTCTGGTGTACTCCGCGGCCAAGCATATCGACGCCCATAAAAATGACATGTCCAAAGCCTCCTCCATGTGCAAGGTGTTTGCCACCGACATGGCGATGAAGGTCACCATCGATGCCGTCCAGGTCCTTGCCGGCTATGGCTATATGCGTGATTACCCGGTGGAGAAGATGATGCGTGACGCCAAGATCCTCCAGATCTACGAAGGCACCAATCAGATTCAGCGGAATGTTATTGGTCAGGAACTCAACAAGGAGTATATGAGGTCCGCATGA